The Bacteroidia bacterium genomic interval AAAAAGACATAAAAAGCATAGAATTGATGAGTGAATCTCTGATGACGCCTTTTCTTCATGTCAATATGAAAGAGGAAGAACTTGTAGACCTTATCGAATATCTTGCGTCTTTAAAGAAACAAGACATGATTACTTTGCGTTAAACAAAAGAATATAGGATATTAATTGAAAACACGTTTACATGAATAGATTTGAGTTATTGTACCAGGAGCTCAACAAGCTCCACCCGCTAAAGATTCGCTTCAAAGACGAATCTCCCTTTATGCAAGTGCTCAATCTATTCGTTATGGGCTTCTGCCCTACCTTCCTTTCTGAATATACCACCGTCATCGGAAATACCATTTATTTTCCAAATCGGCATTACATAGATGCCAAACCTGAAAGCGCTATGAGAACTCTGGCGCATGAGATGGTACATGTGATGGATATGTCGAAATGGAGTCCTTTTGTTTTCAATTTATCTTATCTCTTCCCACAAATTTTGGCCATAGGCGTTTTCAGCTTTCCCTGGTTGGGATGGTGGGCCCTTCTATTCCTATTGTTTCTGCTTCCTATCCCGGCTCCTTTCAGGGCCCATTTCGAAGCCAGAGCTTATGCAATAGACGTATTAACTTCAAATCCTGAATACACCAAGGAAACCCTATACCATAGTGCCAATCATTTCTCAAGTTGGAATTACTATAAGATGTATCCGTATCCAGAAGATGCACGAGAAAAAATCACACACTGGGTCAAAGAGGCTGAAAGCGGATCGGATGATATCTTACTCAAAATCTTATTGAATTATGAGATGATTAGTGAAGCCTGATCCTCTCTTTTCCTTTTTCTCTATCTCAATTCTTCTTATGAAAACTACTGCTTTAAGCCTTTTACTATGGGCCTTTCTTTTCCATTTGGGATGGGCACAAGATGATATTCTTATCAAAGATGTACAGATCGTTCATGCCGAAAAAGGCAAAGTAGAAGGGCCTGTTTCCATTCATATTTCCAATGGGATTATCCAGAAAATCGGCAAGGTAAATGAAAATACCCTACCGAAATCCACAGAAATTCTAGAGGCAAAAGGAAAATACCTCATGCATGGCATGATAGATGCCCATGTCCACTTTTTTCAATCTGGAGGGATTTACACTCGACCCGATGCCCTGGATCTCAGGAAACTAGTGCCTTATGAAGAGGAACAAAACTGGTTGAGAGAACATGCGGATGATCTGATGAAAAGATATACAGCAGCAGGAATTACCCATTTATGTGATGTGGGAGGCCCTATGCAAAACTACAAAACCAGGGATCAGGCCGATGCGCTGGAAAATGCCCCTAAATTATTTGTTACCGGCCCGCTGATTTCTACTTATCAACCGGATGCATTTAAGCTTGATGATCCCCCTATTGTCAAGATAAATACGCCTGAGGAAGCGCGGGCATTGGTTCAAAAACAACTTCCATTCAAACCTGATTTTATCAAGATCTGGTACATCGTTGGCAGAGGCCAAACGGCCGAATCCAATTTACCCATTATAGAAGCTACCATAGATGAGAGCCATAAAAATGGAATAAAAGTAGCCGTTCATGCCACCCAGCTTAATACCGCAAAATTAGCCGTAAAAGCAGGGGCAGATATATTGGTTCATAGTGTAGATGATAAAGAGGTCGATGAAGAATTTATCCAATTGCTGTTGGAAAACAAGGTCAGCTACATCCCTACCCTGATTGTCAGCAATAATTACAATAAGGCTTTCTCCAAATCCTATCCTTTTACTGAAGAAGATTTTCAATATGCCAACCCTCATACTATAGGAGATATACAGGATCTTCAACATATAGCCGAAGCAGATTTGCCTTCTTATATACAGCGACTCCGAAAAATGGATTATGTGCCCAGAAAAGATGAAGCATTGATGGGGAGAAATCTTAAGAAATTGTGGGACGCAGGAGTCAATGTAGTAGTAGGGACTGATGCAGGTAATATCGGCACCTTACATGCTTCCAGTTACTTTGAAGAATTGCGAGCCATGAAAAGAGCCGGCCTCAGCAATGCAGAAATCCTTCAAGCTGCAACCGTCAATGGAGGGAAGATGATGGGGGACGAAAAGCAAGGCATCATTGCAAAAGCCCATTCAGCGAATCTTGTTTTGCTTTCTGGCAATCCTTTAGAGGATTTAAGCATCTTATCATCAGCTGAAAAAGTGATAGTAAGAGGGAAAAGCTATGTTCCCAATGAACTTCTGGACAATGGCCCGGAAGCATTGGCACAGAGACAGTTAAATGCTTACAATGCAAGAGACATTGAAGCCTTTTTGGCCTGTTATCATCCGGATGTAAAAGTATATTCCTATCCGGATAAGTTGATGTATCAAGGCATAGATAAGATGCGTCCAGGCTATAGTGGGATGTTTGAGAATACTCCTGAACTCCATTGTGAACTCGTCAATAGAATCGTGATGGGTAATGTGGTAATAGATCAGGAAAATGTAACAGGTTTCCCAAATGGTCAAGTCATAAAAGCCGCTGCTATTTATACAGTGGTAGATGGCTTAATTACTGAAGTGCGCTTCGTACGCTAAGTTAGGGAATAGGTACAGCTAGCGTATCTGGACAATTTTCCAGTGCCGCTTCAATATCCTTGAAGGCGAGCTCTTCACCTTCATTTCCCCAGGCATTTTTGATGTAGTTGATGATATTTCGAATTTCAACTTCCTTGATATCTGCATGCCCATACATAGGCCTATTATAAGTTCTCCCATTTACCCTAACTTCTCCCTCCATCCCGTATCGGATCAGGC includes:
- a CDS encoding cytochrome c, whose product is MKTILWLIWPLIILAGLLIYRYTSGEKYGAGKALYAKHCASCHMVDGSGLRGVIPPLAQADYVNEHKADLACLIRYGMEGEVRVNGRTYNRPMYGHADIKEVEIRNIINYIKNAWGNEGEELAFKDIEAALENCPDTLAVPIP
- a CDS encoding amidohydrolase family protein, which codes for MKTTALSLLLWAFLFHLGWAQDDILIKDVQIVHAEKGKVEGPVSIHISNGIIQKIGKVNENTLPKSTEILEAKGKYLMHGMIDAHVHFFQSGGIYTRPDALDLRKLVPYEEEQNWLREHADDLMKRYTAAGITHLCDVGGPMQNYKTRDQADALENAPKLFVTGPLISTYQPDAFKLDDPPIVKINTPEEARALVQKQLPFKPDFIKIWYIVGRGQTAESNLPIIEATIDESHKNGIKVAVHATQLNTAKLAVKAGADILVHSVDDKEVDEEFIQLLLENKVSYIPTLIVSNNYNKAFSKSYPFTEEDFQYANPHTIGDIQDLQHIAEADLPSYIQRLRKMDYVPRKDEALMGRNLKKLWDAGVNVVVGTDAGNIGTLHASSYFEELRAMKRAGLSNAEILQAATVNGGKMMGDEKQGIIAKAHSANLVLLSGNPLEDLSILSSAEKVIVRGKSYVPNELLDNGPEALAQRQLNAYNARDIEAFLACYHPDVKVYSYPDKLMYQGIDKMRPGYSGMFENTPELHCELVNRIVMGNVVIDQENVTGFPNGQVIKAAAIYTVVDGLITEVRFVR